Proteins encoded together in one Ferroglobus placidus DSM 10642 window:
- a CDS encoding bifunctional 5,6,7,8-tetrahydromethanopterin hydro-lyase/3-hexulose-6-phosphate synthase has product MEMRIGEALVGVGNEVAHIDLMIGTKDSPVAQAFANALSQLSAGHTPLLAVIRPNLITKPPAVIIPKVTIKDMKQAELIFGPAQMAVAKAIADAVEEGIIPKEKAEDYLVVVSVFIHPKAENKHKIFYYNYSATKLALKRAMQNFPDVDTVLYEKDRSSHPLVGRKMTKLWDPPYLQIAIDIPDLGEVKKVLAQIPESDHIIYEVGTPLAKRYGAEVILELREIKPNAFFVLDLKTLDTGNLEARMAADATANAVVISGLAPISTIVKAIKEADKTGIYSVVDMLNVEDPLKRLEKIKEAGVFPNVVELHRAIDSESEKPPWMLAKEIKKKYNVLVAVAGGIRPENVEEVISYGADIIVVGRAITKAKDVEGAARRFLNYMKPDTDQFRIMTDF; this is encoded by the coding sequence ATGGAAATGAGGATCGGTGAAGCCCTCGTTGGCGTTGGAAACGAAGTTGCACACATCGATCTGATGATAGGAACGAAAGATAGCCCAGTAGCTCAGGCTTTCGCCAACGCACTCTCGCAGCTTTCCGCTGGACACACACCTCTTTTAGCTGTGATAAGACCTAATTTAATAACGAAACCTCCCGCCGTTATAATTCCCAAAGTAACGATAAAAGATATGAAACAGGCGGAGCTGATATTCGGTCCGGCTCAGATGGCGGTTGCTAAAGCCATAGCCGATGCGGTCGAAGAAGGAATAATTCCGAAAGAGAAGGCTGAAGATTACCTCGTTGTCGTCAGCGTTTTCATCCATCCGAAAGCCGAAAACAAGCACAAAATATTCTACTATAACTATTCCGCTACGAAGCTCGCTTTGAAGAGAGCGATGCAGAACTTTCCGGATGTCGACACGGTTTTGTACGAAAAGGACAGAAGCAGCCATCCTCTCGTGGGAAGAAAAATGACGAAGCTCTGGGATCCACCCTACTTACAGATAGCCATAGACATTCCAGATCTTGGTGAAGTAAAGAAGGTTCTTGCTCAAATTCCCGAAAGCGACCACATAATTTACGAAGTCGGAACTCCTTTAGCTAAGAGGTACGGAGCCGAGGTTATTTTGGAGCTGAGGGAGATCAAGCCGAACGCTTTTTTCGTTCTCGACCTGAAGACTCTCGACACGGGAAACCTCGAAGCGAGGATGGCGGCAGATGCTACTGCTAACGCTGTTGTTATCTCTGGATTGGCTCCGATAAGCACGATCGTAAAGGCTATTAAAGAAGCTGATAAAACGGGAATTTACAGCGTCGTGGATATGCTGAACGTCGAAGATCCTCTCAAGAGGCTCGAGAAAATTAAGGAGGCTGGAGTTTTTCCAAACGTCGTGGAGTTGCATAGAGCGATAGATTCCGAGAGCGAAAAACCACCGTGGATGCTCGCGAAAGAAATAAAAAAGAAGTACAACGTTCTCGTTGCTGTCGCTGGAGGAATAAGACCGGAAAACGTTGAAGAGGTCATAAGCTACGGAGCGGATATCATAGTCGTTGGAAGAGCCATAACGAAAGCTAAAGACGTTGAGGGAGCAGCGAGAAGATTTTTGAACTACATGAAGCCAGATACCGATCAGTTTAGAATTATGACGGACTTTTGA
- a CDS encoding CBS domain-containing protein, protein MEDWLKELIRYDFEIVNAEDTISKVFPLLDKLDQDKAGAILVMEDGKVYGVVREKDLLRTSVLVNPHETKVKSAAIKTGIINVSELTLEKVLRRFIEDSTPFVVVKENGKYGVIYINDLLEALKDRLKDKKARDVMNPNVVTINAHESAAKALALMRTNGIDRLVVVDDSHRVVGVITGKDIIDRIVAPRRRARLGEEKGEKDKTLSIMVESIMSYPPVTAERMDSLADIVEQMLEHKVSSVVIVSKDNIPEGIVTKKDILESLIREAAPSQLKVELVTRDITLDEFDKEAINKDLENFMRKFGEFLGESYMFVYIKRHKDVFRALPLIHVRMKLTSERGTFFASGEGWGVEYAIHATLKKLEREILKEKELLLDHKMIRRFYEEVLEF, encoded by the coding sequence GTGGAAGATTGGTTGAAGGAGTTAATCAGATACGACTTCGAAATCGTCAACGCTGAAGATACGATCTCAAAAGTGTTTCCTCTTCTCGACAAACTCGATCAGGATAAGGCTGGAGCGATACTTGTAATGGAGGACGGAAAAGTTTACGGGGTTGTGAGGGAGAAAGATTTGCTGAGAACGAGCGTCCTCGTCAATCCCCACGAAACAAAAGTCAAAAGCGCTGCCATAAAAACGGGCATAATCAATGTAAGCGAGCTTACTCTCGAAAAAGTTCTGAGGAGGTTCATAGAAGACTCGACACCCTTTGTCGTTGTAAAGGAGAACGGAAAGTACGGAGTAATATACATAAACGACTTGCTCGAAGCTCTCAAAGACAGGCTAAAGGATAAGAAAGCGAGGGACGTTATGAATCCCAACGTCGTTACGATAAACGCTCACGAAAGTGCAGCGAAAGCTTTGGCTTTAATGAGGACGAACGGAATCGACAGGCTTGTCGTTGTAGACGACAGCCACAGGGTTGTGGGGGTTATAACCGGAAAAGACATAATCGACAGAATAGTAGCTCCGAGGAGAAGGGCGAGACTCGGAGAGGAGAAGGGAGAGAAGGACAAAACGCTCTCGATAATGGTCGAAAGCATAATGAGCTACCCTCCCGTGACTGCCGAAAGAATGGACAGTCTCGCTGACATTGTGGAGCAGATGCTCGAACACAAGGTTTCGAGCGTTGTTATAGTTTCCAAGGACAACATTCCAGAAGGAATAGTGACGAAAAAGGACATACTCGAAAGCTTGATTAGGGAAGCTGCTCCTTCTCAGCTGAAGGTTGAACTGGTCACAAGAGATATAACGCTCGACGAATTCGACAAAGAAGCGATAAACAAGGATCTCGAGAACTTCATGAGGAAGTTTGGAGAATTTCTTGGAGAAAGCTACATGTTCGTTTACATAAAAAGGCACAAGGACGTTTTCAGGGCTTTACCGTTAATCCACGTAAGAATGAAGCTGACGAGCGAAAGAGGAACGTTCTTCGCTTCTGGAGAGGGGTGGGGTGTGGAATACGCTATACACGCAACCCTCAAAAAGCTCGAAAGGGAAATACTTAAAGAAAAAGAGCTCTTGCTTGATCACAAGATGATCAGAAGGTTCTACGAAGAGGTTCTCGAGTTTTAA
- the cobA gene encoding uroporphyrinogen-III C-methyltransferase, with translation MSGKVYIVGAGPGNFELLTIKALKALIEADVVLHDSLIGEEILEKLREMGKELVNVGKRKGSKRRQEEINELMVRLAKEGKIVVRLKSGDPFVYGRGYEEVKVLRENGIEYEVVPGISSITIPSFYEIPLTRSGVSKSIVVIPGNIKEEEVEVLLKNSTFVVLMARDYAENVKKVLTKAGKPEDCPAVIIENGTTKKGRTIFCKLKELPEKMKEVKGVTMVVVGEAIR, from the coding sequence GTGTCCGGAAAAGTGTACATCGTAGGAGCTGGACCGGGAAACTTCGAACTTTTAACGATAAAAGCACTTAAAGCTCTGATAGAAGCTGACGTGGTTTTGCACGACTCGTTAATAGGGGAGGAAATCTTGGAAAAACTGAGGGAGATGGGAAAAGAGCTCGTCAACGTGGGAAAGAGGAAGGGGAGCAAAAGGAGGCAGGAGGAAATCAACGAGCTGATGGTTAGACTTGCGAAGGAAGGAAAGATCGTGGTAAGGTTGAAAAGCGGGGATCCGTTCGTTTACGGAAGAGGTTACGAGGAAGTTAAAGTTCTGAGAGAAAACGGAATAGAATACGAGGTGGTTCCCGGAATAAGCTCGATAACCATTCCATCTTTCTACGAAATTCCGTTAACGAGGAGTGGTGTTAGTAAGAGCATAGTAGTCATTCCGGGAAACATAAAGGAGGAAGAGGTGGAAGTACTGTTAAAAAACTCGACTTTCGTCGTGCTAATGGCGAGAGACTATGCGGAAAACGTAAAAAAAGTTCTAACAAAAGCTGGAAAGCCGGAAGACTGTCCAGCTGTCATAATCGAAAATGGGACGACGAAAAAGGGTAGAACGATCTTCTGCAAGCTCAAGGAACTTCCGGAAAAAATGAAGGAAGTTAAAGGAGTCACGATGGTGGTGGTAGGAGAAGCGATCAGATGA
- a CDS encoding DNA cytosine methyltransferase — MKIADIFAGAGGFARGFVEEKFEVVVAVDSFKHAVNTYKANFDADVFQVDVKNFSGKMLKDYGVEMIIASPPCEAFTKANERRFEKPEDRLFKDKRGMLTLEFIRILREAKPDFFIMENVPGILELKDALIKLFKKAGYEVHFNVLKAEDYSTPSKRTRVFVSNVKIEPEKGRKVKVIDAISNVPEDAPNNFAKKLSKRKEMEISRLRWGEALYGFRGSGKTFGNWIRLHPYKLAPTVLGNSRFIHPFENRLLTVREQARLMGFPDDHVFKGGIETQYELVGEAVPPTLSKAIARAVRKVI, encoded by the coding sequence ATGAAAATAGCCGACATATTCGCCGGAGCCGGAGGGTTTGCGAGAGGTTTTGTTGAGGAAAAGTTTGAAGTAGTCGTCGCTGTCGACAGTTTCAAGCACGCGGTAAACACTTACAAAGCGAACTTTGATGCCGATGTTTTTCAAGTGGATGTTAAGAATTTCAGCGGGAAGATGCTGAAGGATTACGGGGTTGAGATGATCATAGCCTCTCCTCCCTGCGAAGCTTTCACCAAAGCTAACGAGAGAAGGTTCGAAAAGCCCGAAGATAGACTCTTCAAAGATAAGAGAGGTATGCTTACTCTGGAGTTCATCAGGATTTTAAGAGAAGCTAAGCCGGACTTCTTTATTATGGAAAACGTCCCAGGAATTCTCGAGCTGAAGGACGCTCTTATAAAATTGTTTAAAAAAGCCGGATACGAAGTTCACTTCAACGTTCTCAAAGCTGAAGATTATTCCACTCCTTCCAAGAGAACGAGGGTTTTCGTTTCGAACGTAAAAATCGAGCCCGAGAAAGGGAGGAAGGTTAAGGTTATAGATGCAATTTCAAACGTTCCGGAAGACGCTCCGAACAACTTTGCTAAGAAGCTTTCTAAGAGAAAGGAGATGGAGATTTCGAGGCTGAGGTGGGGTGAAGCTTTGTACGGCTTTAGAGGTAGCGGTAAAACCTTCGGAAACTGGATAAGGCTTCATCCTTACAAGCTCGCTCCGACAGTTTTAGGGAATTCGAGGTTTATCCATCCCTTCGAAAATAGGCTGCTTACGGTAAGAGAGCAGGCAAGACTGATGGGCTTTCCCGACGATCACGTTTTCAAGGGAGGAATCGAAACGCAGTACGAGCTGGTTGGTGAAGCTGTTCCGCCAACCCTTTCAAAAGCGATAGCGAGGGCTGTAAGAAAAGTTATTTAA